The genomic interval aggtctctctgttcctgcaccctctttagaattgtaccctttagtttatattgcctctcctcgttcttcctaccaaaatgtatcactttgcacttctctgcgttaaatttcatctgccacgtgtccgcccattccaccagcctgtctatatcctcttgaagtctatcactatcctcctcactggttactacccttccaagttttgtgtcatctgcaaattttgaaattgtgccctgtacacccaagtccaagtcattaatatatatcaagaaaagcagtggtcgtagtaccgacccctggtgaacacagctgtgcaccttcctccagtctgaaaaacaaccgttcaccactactatctgtttcctgtcacttagccaatttcatatccatgctgccatcgcCACTTTGATTCCATGGTcgtcaactttgctgacaagcccattatgcggcactttatcaaacgccttttggaagtccatatacaccacatcaaccgcattgccctcatcgaccctctctgttacctcatcaaaaaactcaatcaagttagttaaacacgatttgccttaattaatccacacttgtccaagtgactgttaattttgtgccAGATTATcgcttctaaaagtttccccaccaccgagcttaaactgactggcctgtagttgctgggtttatcctttgcaaatctccagtcctgtggcaccattccatatctaaggatgattggaagattatggccagaacctctgcagtttccacccttactttcctcagcaaccgaggatgcatcccatctggactgggtgacttatcgactttaagtacagctagcctttccagcatctcctcttgatcaatttttagcccatccaatatctcaactacctcctcttttgctgagactttggcagcatcttcttctttggtaaagacaaatgcaaagtacttacttagtacctcagccatgccctctgcctccataagtaggtctcctttttggtccctaatcggccccagccCTCCTCTGACGAcgtgtttactatttatatgcctatagaagacttttggattcccttttatgttagttgccagtctattctcatacttctctttgtccctcttatttcagaggggaagtgaaaaaggaactttctatattcagcctggttctcacttgtattatcaacctgacatctgtcatactccccctttttctgcttcatctttctctctctctctctttcgtcatccagggagctctgactttaatTGCCTTaccttttccccctcgtgggaaagtacctgaaccatctgctctttaaaggctgcccactgttcaattacagttttgcctgccaatctttgattccaatttacccgggccagatccgttctcaaaccactgaaattggcccttctccaattgagtatttttactctagattgctccttgtccttttcgatTGATAATCTaaacattatgatactatgatcactgttcccctaccgacacttgctccacttgacccaactcattccccaaaaccagatccagcaatgcctccttcctcgttgggccggaagtttactgatcaagaaagttctccttaacgcacttcagaaattttccccccttctttgcccttcacaatgttactatcccagtctatattaggataattgaagtcccccattatcactactctatggctcttccacctctgtaatttccctgcaaatttgcttctctatatccttcccgcaagttggtggcctatagaatacacccagtagtgtaatggcacctctgctgtttcttaactctaaccaaatagattctgtccttgacccctccaggacatcctctctctccagcactgcaatattctccttaatgaatactgccactcccctcctttctttcctgaacactttgtatcccggagtatttagtacccaatcctgccctttattgaaccaggtctctgttatcgtcacaacatcatattcccacgtggctatttgtgcctgtagctcaccaaccttgtggtgtgtttacacacatgcactgcaaacctatcttagaccttgttgtattctctcttagtctgatcctatctaatactgtactatttcttaaccTAGTGCGATCTGtcgctcccaatcctttgtgcaccttgtttctcctttccagttctacatcctggtgcccatccccctggcaaataaaaacaaaaatgctgcTGCCCGCTAATCGACCAGTTAAAGCCCTGTCTGATGTGACACTGAAAAATACAGGTGAATAGGCGAACGAGACAGCTGAGATGGTGAACGAGACTAATGTAGATGGTGAACATGATGACGATTGCAGAAGGCTCCTCGGGTCATTGCTTGCTAAATCATTCAACTCCACCTATCACGGTCTGTGGCTCTCCTCATGGCGGAGAAGATCCCCATATTCTGGGACCTGAGGAAAACTGTGACCGATGAGAACCAAGTGCTTCTTCCAGGGGGGGCCTTTCCGGGTCTTTATACAACAGGCTGAGTGTCCTCGAGGTGTCGTGTGCCGTCAAACCTGGACATGTGCCAAACAGCGATTAATGCCTTATGACACCGAGGGAAGGTCATATTACTGACCTGACTATTTGTGACATGGTCACACCACTGATTATGCCACTGGCCCACTGCATCAATGTTTGCCTGGTGTGCTTGTGAAACGGTTCAAGTCTCTGATGTATACAGGAGAACTGGTGTGATGCAGATTTGATACAGGCCAAGCTTTGTTGGAAGCGGAAGATGCGATGACCATATTTTCTTGACCATGTCCACCATCACCTGGCGCATCAGAGCAGTTCTGCATCGTAtttgatctaatcgaggtctttataattatgaaggggtttgataggatggtcgtagagaagatgtttccacttgtgggggccgtaaatataagatagtgtcTAATAAATCCagcaaagaattcaggagaaacttctttacccagaaagtggttagaatgtggaacttaccacCACATgggatagttgaggcgaatagcatggatgcatttaagtggaagctagataaatacatgagggagaaaggaatagaaggacgtgctgataaggttagatgaaatagggtgtgagagggggtcgtgtggagcataaacaccagcacagaccagttggaccaaatggccagtttctgttttgtaaattctatgtaatatttctgGGATGCTTCAACATGACTCGTGGATCAGTGATCCTGGATACGGGAATCGCTCCACCCAATCCACAGTCTTACCTGAAATCTCTAGATTTGGTGGAGGTGGGAGAAAATGGCTGAGTGACTGGATCTGTGTCGTCATCCAGTTAACTTGTAAGCCCAAGGAACCAGTTATAAAGTCAACTGGAGAATGAGAAGTTGAACAAGGCAAGTCAGAAAGTGAACGAGCCAGGTAAGAAGGTGAACTGGACAAGAgataagattgaataggctggtgaAATGATGAACTAAGCAGGTGAGAAGGTGAATTAACAGGTGAGTATGTGAACTGTTCAGGTGAGCAGATAAACTGGACAGTAAAAAGGTGAATTAGCAGGTGAGAAGGTGAAGAAGACGAGTGCGATGGTGAACAGGGCAGTTGAGAAGGTAAACGGGAGCCCAGTGGTTGTGGTTCTGAGCTAGCAACCGAGAGACCAGGAACTGAAATCTCACCAGGACAAAATGTTTAAATTCAATTCAATCAATCTGGGAATTTGTGCAACAGGCCCAGAACAAATAGCCAGGAAAGCgtccagattgtcgtaaaaaaacaATCGTTTCACAGAAGGACCCTGCCCACAAATCAGTCTGGACTACACGTCAGATATTGAATTAGTAAATTGAGAAGGTGAAGAAATAGACACGTGAAGGTGAAATAGacgagggaggaggaggcctatACAGGTGAGATGTTGAACTACACAAGTGAGAAGGTGAATTTGAGAGTCTGGAATCTGAACTGGTGATGAGGTGAATTCGATAGATGAGAAGGTGAGGCATAAATGTTCAGAAGGTGAACTAGACAAGAGAGAATATGcactggagaggggagagggcgcaCGGGACATCCCTGAAGGGCGACTATTACAAGAGAGAAAATAACCGAGATATGAGATGAACTCGGAAAGTGACAATATTCCTTGGTGGGTGAGAAGCAGATCTAGATGAATGAGGTGGTGTAGTAGACAGATGTGAAGATAAGCCAGATGAGTGAGAATATGATATGCACAGCTGGGAAGATGAACCAGACAAGGGAGAGTGTGAACTTGGCTTTTGAGAAATTGCAATAGAAAGGTAATGGTCCAGAATTACTGCCCAAATAAAGGTGAGGCTAAtgacgctcaccattatttatgcattttttttattcgttcatgggatgagggcgtcgctggcaaggccagcatttattacccatccctaattgcccttgagaaggtggtggtgagccgccttcttgaactgctacagtccgtgtggtgaaggttctcccacagtgctgttaggtagggagttccaggattttgacccagcgacgatgaaggaacggcgatatatttccaagtcgggatggtgtgtgacttggaggggaacgtgcagttggtgatgttcccatgtgcctgctgcccttgtccttctaggtggtagaggttgtgggtttgggaggtgctgtcgaagaagccttggcgagttgctgcagtgcatcctgtgaatggtccacactgcagccattgtgcgccggtggtggagggagtgaatgtttaaggtggtgtatggggtgccaatcaagcgggctgctttgtcctggattgtgtcgagcttcttgagtattgttggagctgcactcatccaggcaagtggagagtattccatcacactcctgacttgtgctttgtagatggtggaaaggctttggggagtcaggaggtgagtcactcaccacagaatacccagcctctgacctgctcttggagccacagtatttatatggctggtccagttaagtttctggtcaatggtgacccccaggatgttgatggtgggggattcggcgatggtaatgccgttgaatgtcaaggggaggtggttggaccctctcttgttggagatggtcattgcctggcacttgtctggcgcgaatgttatttgccacttatcagccgaagcatgtatgttgtccaggtcttgctgcatgcgggctcagactgcttctttATCCatcgggttgcgaatggaactgaacactgtaatcatcagcgaacatccccatttctgaccttatgatggagggaaggtcattgatgaagcagctgaagatggttgggcctaggacactgccctgaagaattcCTGCAGCGAAGTcctggggctgattggcctccaacaaccactgccatcttcttttgtgcttggtatgactccaggcatTGGAGATTTTTCctccgattcccattgacatcaattttactagggctccttggtgccacactcggtcaaacgctgccttgatgtcaagggcagtcactctcacctcacctctggaattcagctcttttgtctatgtttggaccaaggctgtaatgaggtctggagccgagtggtcctggcggaacccaaactgagtatcggtgagcaggttattggtgagtaagtgccgcttgatagcactgtcgacgacaccttccatcactcatCCATAAATCGCacggcaacttcaggcgaggggcagatgcgtggtGAAATGGGaaaatcgggaagttgctgtccgagatgcgccgctccaCCGTTGACTTCgcgaaacagcatctcgctgtctgactcaccgttcaaatacattgaacagcgtgaagttcctgtatttgtgtgGGTGAgaggaactaaactcaccacagaaagttagggcttgtccatttcagtctaagtaccgattttaatggcgtgataaatcttaattactgccgaacaatctctctggcactgaaaattaactttcaccagtgtggagtctcagtccttcagcttgtaattgttggagattttttcaaaaaaagttaaattaaaactttttgttttaatttttctttgtctctttttttctctctcttaattcattcTTTCATTTCCCTCTCttgatttcactttctgtacctgatttgacattgaattcactattctaacttacatttcctggttcagactctggactgttcattaacgatgcttcaatttgATTGatgaaggagatacacagttgcttgtcccgTTCAcagagatcccagatgccctgtagagggcgcgtGCTGTTTGGCTCTCTCACTTACAGCAACTTGCTGTTCAAAAGCTCATGGAAACTGAACGGGCACAGGCAAGTCTAACGAACGATGGGTGCCGTTTGTTCGCTGGCTACAGTGAATTGTGGCCCATTACGGTGAACTGGGAAGGGGAGAAGGTGACTGAGGCAGGTAAAGAGGTTAAGCAGAGAGGACAGAAGATGAACTACGCCGGGTGGGGTGGGTTAAAATCGCCTCTTTTTAACTTGCTGCCCGAGCATAAAACTGGGATTGTGAATCGGCACCAATTATAGAAACCTCCCGATTTCCATTTCCACCGATTTCAGATTTACCCCCCGAGGGGCAAATTGAAAATGTCCCTCAATATCTCGAAGTCTGGGGGGTCATTTTAAATTTCAGCGATGATGTAAAATGggcgggagtataatgggcggtggatatgatatcacccgttttacaccatcgctaaaagttaaaattaccccctgggaTTTACTTTCCAAACAGAACAAGCCCAGTATCCCCGGCATTCCCGAAAAACATAAACTCCTCACACACAAATACTTCAACTGCCCTTCATCAAATTCCCTGTCTCTCCACACGGGACAAAACATTTCCTGATTCATGGCCTTAAAATGATCAATTCAGAGCTCCCTTCCTCTTTTATATAAATGTTTTGTGATATGCGTcaccaattaattaaatttgttgcTAATTATTTTTTTGCTCTTGAAAGTTTTCCAAACTCCTTTGATTTAAATGATCAGCCCAGAGCCGTGTACATTCCAGTGCTTTTGTTCCATTTTTTCATTCGCCAAATCATTTCTCATTTTAGATACCAAGAAACCTGCCTCCTGGAAGGTGCCGGCGATAGTCCTTCTGGTCATCTGCTTTGTTCTAATTGCAGCAATTGTTTGTCAAATAACAACTGGTCAGTAAAAttgattttattatttttctctTCATCACTTATACCTAATTCGTCCTGGTTCACGTTGGCGACCcagcagggggaggagggatcATTAGAGCTGTCTCTGTCCcatccaaacactcccaggaaatgtacagcacgggttagatacagagtaaagctccctctccactgtcccatcaaacactcccagagcaggtacagcacgggttagatacagagtaaagctccctctacactgtcccatcaaacactcccagagcaggtacagggttagatacagagtaaagctccctctacactgtcccatcaaacactcccagagcaggtacagcacgggttagatacagagtaaagcttcctctatactgtcccatcaaacactcccagggcaggtacagggttagatacagagtaaagctccctctacactgtcccatcaaacactcccaggggcagatacagcacgggttagatacagagtaaagctccctctacactgtcccatcaaacactcccagggcaggtacagcacgggttagatacagagtaacgctccctctacactgtcccatcaaacattcccagggcaggtacagcacgggttagatacagagtaaagctccctctacactgtcccatcaaacactcctagctCAGCTGCAGCATACATTCGATCCAGACGGTTTCCCTGTGAAATACGACCCAGACTGATACACTTCAGATTTAATATGGAATAAATTTCCTCAACAATCGTTCCTAATCAGGTAGAGCGGGGGTTAAATGCAGATTATCATCTTCATTACAGTGTCCCAAAAAGCAGGTTGGAAGCAATGTAAAGTCTCGAGATACAGTTTTTCCCAAAAACATTTTCCAACTGTTGCTATCGTATTATTGAAATCCACAAATGCCTCTCAATGTCTGGGATGTTATATAATTTCAAAGGATTTCAGAAGCAGTGAAACAATATATCACCAGCTGTGTTTTATAGTTTATCCAGGTTACTTGTTTATTTCACATTAATTGTGTGTTGTCCTTTTCACATTGTAAAGAGTTTCTCTTATTTTAAGGATATTTCACCCGCAAGGAACTTGAGACGACATTTACGACCCTGGAGAACCTGAACCACAATTTTACACACCTCCAGGAAAAATATACACAACTTTggataaggttttgtgatcagaaTCGTGCTCCGGGTATGTATAATAATTATTCATATTTCAGGAATCTATTCATCCGTCCACCTATTCACATAACCACCCACTCATCCATGTCCCCACCGATTCATTCCATGATCCATATAAACACACTCATCCATCCATTtggttatttatttatctgtatatctatctgtctatctgtatgtgtctgtctatctatatctggtctgtctgtctatctatctgtataTCTACTTACCTATCTATCtttatatctatctatttatctacttacagcaacaacaacttgcatttaaaaacacctttaatgtagtaaaatgtcccaaggtgtttagtTCCACCCTCGGAGGTGAAATTAAACTTCAGTTTGTGCAGATAAACAGGCCGTAGAGGATTGGCCGCCCGCCCCCTATTGAAGTCCACAGAAGGGAAATCGggcgtgtgtataacgggcggtcaatCCGCTCCCGTCAGTCGCACCCCCCGCCCTGGTTTAATTTTACCCTCTATGTatccattctctgtctctctcattatcCTTTTATCTATCCAACTAGCAATCCATCAATTTGTCTCTTTATTCATCTCTCTGTTTGTGTTTCTATCTGcccatctatttctctctctatccatccctctATATAATCCAATTATTTCTCTATCTCTGGTGAAATATGCCAACAAAATCTGTTGTCTTACAGAGTGTGATGAGATCCTTTGTCCGAAGGAATGGAAGTTTTTTAATGGAAGTTGTTACTTTTTTTCAACTGAACGACGAAATTGGACTGAGAGTGCGAAGTATTGCAGTGGGAACAAATCCCATCTTGTGGTGATCACTAGTCAAGAGGAACAGGTGAGAGTTCATCGTACCGTGAGAATATAATATCACTTTAATTAGACCAATGATTATGGGGTAGACATTTCGATCCTGCACTCGTCAGCCTGCGATGTTTGATTTCATTAAATAAATGGATGAAGAACTGTGTGCAGAGGAGCAAAGAAGTGGAATTTCCCCCCCACCGTTGTAGATTTTGTCTTCACCACCTGAGGGGTGTCGGGCGGTGTCTACAACGGGCGCTCGATCTGCAATGCCAATTCTGTGGGACTGGCGGCAGGTCAGATATCACCCCGTAGACTCCCCCGGCATGGTGAGGTATAAATTCGGCGCAGCAGTGGCGCAGAACGGGCGAGAGAGAATCGGCCGCCATTTTACACTCCAGCTGGTTTACCTTTTGATTTCAATGGCGGGGCGTGAAACGGGCATGGCgtgaaacgggcggccgattcactatcactcgGTTTGTGCCACTGCGCAAGAGGAATTTATCCCCCGGTATTTCCACACTCCCAACGGTTTCACTCTCACACGTCCTGTCGGGTCGTACAACACAAAGTTAAGAATTCCAGTGACACTTGGTcgacgcacactcactcactcactcacatgcactctcacacacacagattttCAAACAAACCAATGAGAGGATGCTAGCAGGAGCCTATTGCCTTATAAAGAGAAGACCATTCTGTTGTGTCGTCTATCTACCACTGCCACGGTCTCTATTTcgacctccttctctatctctgtctctctctgcattgTAGCCTTTCATCAATATATTTACAGCTATTCATCTCTTCTTCCTCTTACCTCGATATCCTGTACAttcttcttccccgccccccccgctctATGAATCTGCATTGCATTTAAATCAAGGGTCATCATCTTGTCGTCGTGCTCATTATCCGCAAGATCTAAAACCGAGGACTCCTCGGTTCTTTCCGAATTTTTGGTGCCAGCCTCAGCTCAGAGTTATCACTAtcatctctgagtcaaaaggtcatgggtttaagtcccactccagagtcatgAGCACGGAATCGagtctgatactccagtgcagtactgagggagtgctgcactgtcagaggtaacgactttcagatgagatgttttttttattcattcatgggatgtgggtgtcgctggcaaggccggcatttattgcccatccctaattgcccttgagaaggtggtggtgagccgccttcttgaactgctgcagtccttgtggtgaaggttcccccacagtgttgttaggaagggagttccaggattttgacccagcgacgatgaaggaacggcgatatatttccaagtcgggatggtgtgtgatttggaggggaacgtgcaggtggtgttgttcccatgtgcctgctgctcttgtccttctaggtggtagagttcgtgagtttgggaggtgctgtcgaagaagccttggcgagttgctgcagtgcatcctgtggatggtacacattgcagccacagtgcgccggtggtaaagggagtgaatgtttagggtggtggatgggatgccaatcaagcgggctgctttgtcctgaatggtgtcgagcttcttgagtgttgttggagctgcactcatccaggcaagtggagagtattccatcacattcctgacttgtgccttgtagatggtggaaaggctttggggaatcaggcaagtcacttgctgcagaatacccagcctctgatctgctcttgtagacagtatttatatggctggtccagttaagtttctggtcaatggtgacccccaggatgttgatggtgggggattcggtgatgataatgccgttgaatgtcaaggggaggtggttagactctctcttgttggagatggtcattgcctggtacttgtctagcgtgaatgttacttgccagttatcagcccaagcctggatgttgtccaggtcttgctgcatgtgggcacggactgcttcattatctgagtggctgcgaatggaactgaacattgtgcaatcatcagcgaacatcctcatttctgaccttatgatggagggaaggtcattgatgaagctgctgaagattgttgggcctaggacactgccctgaggaactcctgcagcaatgtcctggggctgagatgattggcctccaacaaccactaccatcttcctttgtgctagatatgactccagccactcgagagttttcctcctgattcccattgacttcaattttacttgagctccttggtgccacactcgatcaaatgatgtcaagggcagtcactctcacctcacctctggaattcagctcttttgtccatgtttagaccaaggctgtaatgaggtctggagctgagtggtcctggcggaacccaaactgagcatcggtgagtaggttattggtgagtaagtgccgcttgatagcactattgatgacaccttccatcactttgctgatgattgagagtaggctgatggggcggtaattggctggattggatttgtcctgcttttgtggacaggacatacctgggcagttttccacattgttgggtagatgccagtgttgtagctgtactggaacagtttggctaggggcgcggctagttctggagcacaaatctttagcactgcagccgggatgctgtcggggccgatagcctttgctgtatccagtgcactcagccgtttcttgatatcacgtggagtgaatcgaattggctgaagactggcttctgtgatggtgaggaaatcgggaggaggccgtgatggatcatccacttctggctgaagatggttgcaaaacacttcagccttgtcttttgcactcacgtgctggactccgccatcattgaggatggggatatttacggagcctccacctcccgtttggttgtggacaattaaataactttcacgactggatgtggcaggactgcagagctttgatctgatccgttggttgtggaatcgcttagctctgtctatatcatgttgcttccgctgtttagcatgcatgtagtcctgagttgtagcttcaccaggttggcacctcatttttagttacgcctggtgctgctcctggcatgctctcctacactcatcattgaaccagggttgatcccctggcttgttggtaatggtagagtgaggaatatgccgggccatgaggttaacgGAAACGGAGAACTGaaaaggagaactgaaaaaggccattggaggggcaaagagaatagaTTAGTTGGCAACATAcaagggaactcaaaagtcttttataaacatataaatactaAAAGcgtagtcaaaggaaaggtggggctgattaggggccAAAAAGTAGATcctcttgtggaggcaaagggcatggctgaggtacgaaatgatcactttgcgtctgtcttctctaaagaggaggatgctgccaatgtcacagtaaaggaggaggtaatacagaaattggataggataaaaatagatgaagaggaggtactttaaaggttggcagtgctgaaagtagaa from Heptranchias perlo isolate sHepPer1 chromosome 35, sHepPer1.hap1, whole genome shotgun sequence carries:
- the LOC137302346 gene encoding CD209 antigen-like protein E: MEADITYAELRFSQSSLKQQLPAPSPSNADTKKPASWKVPAIVLLVICFVLIAAIVCQITTGYFTRKELETTFTTLENLNHNFTHLQEKYTQLWIRFCDQNRAPECDEILCPKEWKFFNGSCYFFSTERRNWTESAKYCSGNKSHLVVITSQEEQDFVKGGDDPHWIGLTDEEKEGTWQWVDGAGPLSEPEFWLSHQPDNYKSAHCEGENCVTTNNWGWNDDCCVTHWKWICERKSTALVQR